One genomic segment of Entelurus aequoreus isolate RoL-2023_Sb linkage group LG25, RoL_Eaeq_v1.1, whole genome shotgun sequence includes these proteins:
- the si:dkey-248g15.3 gene encoding voltage-dependent P/Q-type calcium channel subunit alpha-1A, whose translation MLCGRGAGAPVSFSAASSRLASGVRGMARFGDEVPARYGGGPGGGGPRRRGGGGGRQGGPHGHAHGHGHGHGPGHGPPGPGAQRVYKQSMAQRARTMALYNPIPVRQNCFTVNRSLFISARTTL comes from the coding sequence ATGTTGTGTGGCCGTGGAGCTGGAGCACCGGTCTCCTTCTCCGCTGCTTCGTCGAGATTGGCTTCTGGTGTCCGGGGAATGGCGCGCTTTGGGGACGAGGTGCCGGCCAGGTACGGCGGAGGCCCCGGTGGAGGGGGCCCCCGGCGCCGTGGTGGCGGCGGCGGCAGGCAAGGAGGACCCCACGGACATGCGCACGGACACGGGCACGGACATGGCCCTGGCCACGGCCCGCCGGGGCCCGGGGCCCAGAGAGTGTACAAGCAGTCTATGGCGCAGAGAGCCCGGACTATGGCCTTGTATAACCCGATACCAGTGCGCCAGAACTGCTTCACCGTCAACCGCTCCTTGTTCATTTCAGCGAGGACAACTTTGTGA